The nucleotide window GTTTAAGATACCATGATATTACGAAGTTGAGAGAAAATTCAAAAAAATTGAATTATTTTCATTTTGTTCTCGTTCTTTTGGTAGTTCCTAATCTTGCTGTAACATTCCTTGTTCAACATATAATCAAGTAATTCTTCTTGAAAATATCTTATTCTAACTAAATTAGTGGAAGTTCCTATTTGCTACTATTTAATGTATTAATCCCCCCATTTTCGCTGAAACTTCTTTCATTACACTGATAATACCATCCTGATGTTAATGATTATGAAAATAGTTGAATACTAGAAATATTGCGAAAAACCAAATCAAAATATATTTATTAAGTTAGTGAGTAATTAATAATTATCATTATGCATGGAATATTAAAATGACAACTTAGTGCCAAATAAGTACACAGTTTATTCTCGCAAATATAAATTAGGGGGGGATGCGGGTTTATACATATTTTAATAGTAGTGGAAAACTTCATTTTCCCCTCCAACAGCTATTTTCAAAGACAATCAAAAATTATCTTGTCTAAACTATTGTAAAAGGAGGTGAAAATGTGAAAAAACATATCATAAACACAATATTGATCTTAATCACAGCGGTGGTACTCTGCGGAGTAGTATCAGCAGCAGATTATACTGTTGGACCAACAGAAACCTATACAACCATTCAAAGTGCTGTTAATGTAGCTACTGATGGGGATAATATAAATGTCAACCCTAACAATGGCAATCCTTATGTAGAAACTGTCAATATTAACCACGATCTCACAGTAAAAGCTAATGGACAAGTAACAGTACAAGCACCAACACCCGCAAGTGACATCTTCAATATTCAATCAAGTGGAGATGGTACAACAATTCAGGGATTCACAATTAATGGACCAACAACTGCTCGAGGAGTATTTATAGACCATGCAGACAACTGTAAAATCATCAACAATACTATAGTAAACTGTTTGGATGGAGTGCAAGCCCAAAATTCGAATAATGTCGAAATATCTGGAAACACCATATCATATACAGGTTCTGATTATGCATATGGAATATACTCTGAACATGGATCTACCGGTGTATTTTCTGACAATACCATCACCATGACTGGAAATGGAGTTGGAGACTGTTATGGAATATTTGCAGAGGGAGCTTCACATAAAATCACTGGAAATACCATTACAATAACTAACACCGGCACAGGAACAGCTACAGCAATTCTCTTAGAAAGTCAAAGCGGAAGCGGACATAATATTGAAGTTTCTTACAATACAATATTAGCCGATGCTATTAATAACGGAGAATCTGCATTAGACTTTGCTGAAACACATTCAGATCATGCCTTCGGAAACAATATATTAGGTGGACAAATCGCCAATCGTGGAAGCGACAATCATCTAAACTTCAACAGGATAGTAGGTTACCAGTTTATTGGAGCTGTTGGTGAAGTTACGTTGGATGCGTTATATAATTGGTATGGCTCAAACTCAGACCCTGGCAGTATAATGCATACAGTTGAGGGTGCTACTATTAATTACAATCCCTGGCTTGTAATGAACATTAACGCAGACCCCACCACGATCTACACTGGACAAACTTCGACAATCACTGCAGATGTTTACAAAGATAGTGCAAATGGTGATCACAGCGCAGACGCATCAAAATTCTTCAGCGGTCCTCAAGTAACCTTTACCACAAATTTAGGTAATGTGGGAAGTAAATCTATAACTGTCGACTGGAATTTTGGCAGTGCAACAGCTATTTTACGTGGTGATGAAGGCGCTGGAAGTGCCACAGTAACCGCTGCAGATGGTCAAGTAGTTTCTACAATTGTAAATATTCTCCAGGCTCCAACAGTAAATGCAGCCACTACAACCGCAGCTACAGGAAACACTGTCGGCATGCAAACCACTGGAGCACCGTTAGTGCCATTGGCCTTAGCAGTCCTGAGTGTACTTGGAGGATTTGCAGTTACACACAGAAAACAATAAACCCAATCCTTTCCCTTTTTTTATTTTTCTTTAAACTTGATTTCACTGCGTATTCAATATTAAATAGTATCATAATTTATGAGTTACTTTACTATTTTGGATGTAATTTTTTTTAATATTTTGTTGAAATTAAATTTAAGATAATTATGATATCCAACATGCATTTATGGTTAAAGGTATAATTATTAAATGAGTTTGTTTTGAATAAGAAAAAAGGAAAGATGAAATGTCTGTTTTAGATCCACTTTATTCGATATATGAATGGTACATATCACGGGATCTCCGGTTGGAGGAGATGCCCAAGCACGTAGCTATAACTATGGATGGTAACCGGCGATATGCCCGGTTTCAAAGAAATATGAGTACTTTAGATGGTCATAAACATGGAAGGAACACTCTTGAAGAATTTTTAGGATGGTGTGTTGATCTGGGAATTGAGATCGTCACTGTTTATGCCTTTTCAAGTAAAAACTTCAACCGACCATCAGAAGAAGTTGAAGGTTTAATGGAGCTTTTTAAAGAAAATTTTGAAGGTATTGCTCAAAATAAGAACATACACAATAATGAAGTTCGTGTAAAAGCTGTGGGGCAGCTTGATTTATTACCGGATGATGTTAGGCGAGCCATAGACATCGCTGAGAAATCAACGGCCAGCTATGATAAGATGATCCTGAATATAGCCATTGGTTACGATGGACGCCTGGAAATTGTGGATACCATTAAAAAGATCTCAGAAAAAGTTAAAGATGGAAAACTTGATCCTGCCAGCATTACTGAAAAAATGGTCAATGAAAACCTTTACACTGCAGGGCTGGATGACCCTAACCTCATTATCCGAACCAGTGGAGAGGAAAGGTTCAGTGGGTTTTTATTATGGCAAGCATCATACTCTGAACTCTATTTCTGTGACAGTTACTGGCCAGCATTCAGAAAAGTAGACTTTTTAAGGGCTTTAAGATCATACCAACAAAGAGAAAGGCGATTTGGGGTTTAATTATTCTCCCATGCTCCTTTATTCTCATCTTTTTATCGGTATCTACAACTGGATTTGAGGAATAAATCATCATTATATTTAAAACTCACCGTAGATTTAACCTTACAATACGATTTTACTTCACTATAATTTTATTTCACTGTACAGATTTAAATATAATCCACTCTACTTTTTTTTAAAGCTAATACTATTTTATAAGTATAAATAAGACTGTTTACTTAATAGTTATACAGATTACCATGCGAATCCTGGAAAAATTTTCAATAACACCGAAAAATCTTCATCTTTATGATATAGCATTCTTACACGAGTCCTATTCATATGAAAACAACCTCAATGAGTGTTATGAAAGATTGGAATTTTTAGGTGATGCAGTACTGGATCTGGTGGTATCAGAATTTTTATATGAAAGTGATCAGGATTTAGATGAAGGAGAATTAACCCGATTGCGCGCTAATTACGTGTGCAACAAAGCTCTTTATACTTATTCTATGGATATTGGTCTTAATCAATATGTTAAACTGGGTGCAGGAGCCGAATTATCCCGCAGGGAACTTCATTCAGTTACAGGTGATGTATTCGAAGCATTTATAGGGGCACTATATCTGGATTTGGGATTGGGCTATGTTAAAAAATTCCTTTCACAAACAGTTTTACCCCACATTGACCATGGAGATATCTTTTTTTACGATTATAAATCAGAATTACAGCAATTATCCAATAAGGAAGGCTTCAGTATTATTTATGAGTTACTCAACGAAAAGGGAGAACCCCATAAAAAAACATTCACCATGGCTGCCATGATCGATGGTGAAAATTTTGGTGAGGGTGTGGGTGGAAGTAAAAAGGAAGCCCAGCAGAATGCAGCTAAAGAAGCTTTGAAAAAACTTTAATTTAAAATTTTTAAATTAAATTTATAAAATTATTTCTAATTTAAGTTTTATTACAGATTTATATTGATTATATGCAAATTAAGTAGATTTTAACAGCAAGTAATTGAAAAGCATGCAATTTAATAGAGAAAATTGTTTTTATTATTTTTTAGAAGCTTTAAATTTTGATTATAACTTATAATTTGATAGAATTTATATACCATTAAGACATACACTTCAAGTGTAACACATGACACTAAAAGTGATTTAATGGAAGGTGGTTCAAAATTCTATTTAACCCTGGTTTATCACTGGCCATTATAAGCCTTACATCATTAGTGGCAGTCTTCATCCTGTTTAAATTAGTTTACAGGCATAACCCTAATTGTAATGAACGTTATGGTGCTGAAATCGTATTATTCCACAGTGATGAACGTTATAAAAAGAGAATTTGGAGATTTAACCTTATTGAAAATCTAAAAAATCAAAAATCATATGATAAAATTAACAGTGAGCTAGAGCTCAAGGTAATTGTGGGAGAATTCAGTGAAAACACCCAGGAAATTGTTAAACACGCAGCAAACCACAATTTTGGATCAATTATGATCATTTCTGGGCCTAAGGTGTTCTGTGAGGATAAAATTGAGATATACACTCTACTTGACCAATACCCCTATGTGAAATATTTTATTTTACCAATAAGGCCCACCAAACATTTCATGATATTCAACAACACTCACCTGTATGTTGAAAAGCCACACCGACACACAGAAATACGGGGTTCAGTGGGAATTAAAAAATGCAACCATAAATTATTAAACACTTACAATAATGCATTTAAAAACATTTTAAACTATGCACAACCTTTAACTAAAGAAGATGTGCTAAATTTAGAGTGTTATAACGAGTAGGAGATTTAATAAATGGATATAATTCATTTAATACCAGAATTCCTGGTTTTCAGCCTTGCAGGATCTTCACTTTCCATTGCAGCCTATTCCGCCTTCCGTGATAAGAACGATGACCAGAAACTGTTACTGGTGGTTGCCAGCTGTTTCACATTTGCATTTTTAGTTCTTTTCACCTTGACTTTCCTCACACTGGAAAACTTAACCCAGTTACAGTACACATTCGCTTTGATTTTTTATTTTTTAATATTCCTCGCTGTAATGGGCATAATAGGTTTCATTATCCGCAGGTTGATAGTTGACCAGAGATCAAAAGATGATGAACTGGACTCTGCCATTGATATCATTGATTCAGGTAAAGATGGACTGATTAGTTTCATAAACTTGTTGGGATCTAAAAAAAAGTAGACCACAAAAATGTGGAGTGATAAAATTAATATCAATTAATTACCCATTGATTTTTAATCTTGGAAAAACAGTTATTAAGGCAGATCAGTATTTATTAAAAAGCAAATGTTATTATCCAAAATCATTTTTCAAATTTCACTAAAATAAAAAAAATATCCTGAAAATTAAAATCTTTAAAATGCCACTGTTTCAATGGTTTAGTATACATGTTCTGATCACTTTACCTGCATTTTGATGAATTACTATTTTTCACTCATAATCTTAAAAAAATTTTACATATCCCAAAAAAAGTATTAAGGTATCTCAAGTAAAATATTTTCAGGATTACAATAAACAAGTTCACCGAAGAGTCCTAAAAAGTTCTGGATCTAATTCCCTAAAAAAAATATTATTTGTCGATGCATATGAAAACATCACTATTATTCCAGAAAATTAAAGGTAACCTTAAAGGTTACGAGAAAAAGGTCAAAACTTCTCATGATCAGGGCCCTCCACACACAGCAGATATTCATGCTACCATGTCCCGCTACAACTGGGATAATTTCCAGGAAATAATGAACTCATTACCTGAGGATTACACCGGGGAGGTTGATGTGGAAAAGGTGAAGGACATAGAAACTAGAATAGATCACTACTTCCAGTT belongs to uncultured Methanobacterium sp. and includes:
- a CDS encoding NosD domain-containing protein, encoding MKKHIINTILILITAVVLCGVVSAADYTVGPTETYTTIQSAVNVATDGDNINVNPNNGNPYVETVNINHDLTVKANGQVTVQAPTPASDIFNIQSSGDGTTIQGFTINGPTTARGVFIDHADNCKIINNTIVNCLDGVQAQNSNNVEISGNTISYTGSDYAYGIYSEHGSTGVFSDNTITMTGNGVGDCYGIFAEGASHKITGNTITITNTGTGTATAILLESQSGSGHNIEVSYNTILADAINNGESALDFAETHSDHAFGNNILGGQIANRGSDNHLNFNRIVGYQFIGAVGEVTLDALYNWYGSNSDPGSIMHTVEGATINYNPWLVMNINADPTTIYTGQTSTITADVYKDSANGDHSADASKFFSGPQVTFTTNLGNVGSKSITVDWNFGSATAILRGDEGAGSATVTAADGQVVSTIVNILQAPTVNAATTTAATGNTVGMQTTGAPLVPLALAVLSVLGGFAVTHRKQ
- the rnc gene encoding ribonuclease III, encoding MRILEKFSITPKNLHLYDIAFLHESYSYENNLNECYERLEFLGDAVLDLVVSEFLYESDQDLDEGELTRLRANYVCNKALYTYSMDIGLNQYVKLGAGAELSRRELHSVTGDVFEAFIGALYLDLGLGYVKKFLSQTVLPHIDHGDIFFYDYKSELQQLSNKEGFSIIYELLNEKGEPHKKTFTMAAMIDGENFGEGVGGSKKEAQQNAAKEALKKL
- a CDS encoding DUF2115 family protein; translated protein: MKTSLLFQKIKGNLKGYEKKVKTSHDQGPPHTADIHATMSRYNWDNFQEIMNSLPEDYTGEVDVEKVKDIETRIDHYFQLYGAGDDEFKEFIKGISIYLALIAGKPLHPPGIVFSNKTTVYERKGVYYCTGKKIFIEEELSLCKYCICHSSPANSSE
- the uppS gene encoding polyprenyl diphosphate synthase, encoding MSVLDPLYSIYEWYISRDLRLEEMPKHVAITMDGNRRYARFQRNMSTLDGHKHGRNTLEEFLGWCVDLGIEIVTVYAFSSKNFNRPSEEVEGLMELFKENFEGIAQNKNIHNNEVRVKAVGQLDLLPDDVRRAIDIAEKSTASYDKMILNIAIGYDGRLEIVDTIKKISEKVKDGKLDPASITEKMVNENLYTAGLDDPNLIIRTSGEERFSGFLLWQASYSELYFCDSYWPAFRKVDFLRALRSYQQRERRFGV